The region TGACAGAATCAAGGCAATGGGACTTAATGCCGGGGTATTAAGCATGGGTACAGCCATTTTCCCGGCTATCGGCGGAATACTGGCTCAAATCAGCTGGGAAGCACCTTTCCTTCTCTCACTCAGTGCTCTGCCGCTGGCATGGCTGGTCGCGTTCAAGCTCGATAACCCTGAGCCGTCCGGCAATGGAAATTTTAAAAAATATATGAAAGCGGCCTTACAAGGCATGCGTAGAAGAGACGTTTTAAGCCTTTTCGCCATCTCCCTGCTAACCTTCATTATACTGTACGGTCCCATCATAACCTATCTGCCGCTGCTGCTTAATTCCCGTTTCGAGGCATCGCCGTTAATGATCGGAATAGTCATATCCAGCGCATCTTTCATCACAGCACTGGCCGCATCTCAGATGGGCTATCTCGCCCGCTTCATGTCACAGCCGATGATGATCTCCCTATCCGCCTTCGCGTACGCAGCAGCCATGATCATGCTCCCAACCGCAGATTCCGCGCTGTGGTGCATTCTGCCTGTCTGTATGTTCGGGCTGGGCCAAGGCCTGAATATGCCCAACTCAATGTCCATGCTCACAGCCATCGCACCTATGGAACACA is a window of Maridesulfovibrio sp. DNA encoding:
- a CDS encoding MFS transporter; the protein is MEPLYKNKNLQIIFSVTLMAIMGVSSIIPALPDMIREFGISASTIGLIFTIFTLPGIIFSPLAGIFADRLGRKKILVPALLIFGIFGTACFFAPDFKSLLILRFIQGVGASAIGVINLTIIGDLFTGNDRIKAMGLNAGVLSMGTAIFPAIGGILAQISWEAPFLLSLSALPLAWLVAFKLDNPEPSGNGNFKKYMKAALQGMRRRDVLSLFAISLLTFIILYGPIITYLPLLLNSRFEASPLMIGIVISSASFITALAASQMGYLARFMSQPMMISLSAFAYAAAMIMLPTADSALWCILPVCMFGLGQGLNMPNSMSMLTAIAPMEHRAIFMSVNGMLLRAGQTIAPILMGLVYSGFSLEAVFYAGAIVAAAIFVVSSFYLRGYEAETVQ